TTTTTTGATGTCAATTTGTTAGAATTTCCAGCTTATATTTGAGAGGAAAACCAATGACAACGATCTCGCCCGAATTAAATAGTGCAGAAAATCAACTTTCGCCTGAAGCCCAAAAAGTTCGCCAAGCTTTATTGGCAAAAGGCATTGAAACGCCAACTGTTGCACATCAAAAAGATAAAGACAGCCGCCGAGCGGAAATTCAGCAACATATGCAAGCCGTATTGGAATTGCTTGGTTTAGATTTAACCGATGACAGCTTAGAAGAAACCCCTCATCGTTTGGCGAAAATGTATGTGGACGAGATTTTTAGCGGTTTAGATTACACGACTTTCCCGAAAATCACCAACATTGAGAACCGAATGAAAGTCAGCGAGATGGTGTTAGTTGATGATATTACCCTTACCTCAACTTGCGAGCATCATTTTGTAACTATTGATGGCAAAGTTGCAGTTGCTTATTACCCGAAAAAATGGGTGATTGGACTTTCAAAAATCAACCGTGTTGTGCAGTTTTTCGCTCAACGCCCACAGGTACAAGAGCGTTTTACCGAGCAAATTCTAACTGCATTCCAGACCATTTTAGAAACCGATGATGTGGCAGTGTATGTGAAAGCAACGCACTTTTGCGTGAAATGTCGTGGCGTAAAAGATACCAATAGCTATACTGTTACCTCTGCATTTGGTGGCGTGTTCTTAGAAGATAGAGAAACCCGCAAAGAATTTTTAGGCTTATTAAATAAGTAATTTTGTATTACAAGCGGTAAGATTTTTGCAAAATTTTGCAAAAATTCTACCGCTTGCTTATTGGATATTATAATGAAAATCGCATTAGGCATTGAATATGACGGCAGCCGCTATTTTGGCTGGCAGAAGCAAGAGACGGTGGAAAGCGTACAACAAAAACTAGAACAAGCCTTATCGGTTGTAGCAAATTCACCGGTGGAAGTGTTTTGTGCCGGCAGAACCGATGCCGGCGTACACGGCACAGGGCAGGTCGTGCATTTTGAAACAGAAGTTAATCGACCGCTGCAAAGCTGGTGTTTCGGCACTAATGCCCATTTGCCGGATGATATTGCGGTGAAATGGGCGGTGGAAGTCAGTGAGGATTTCCACGCTCGTTTTAGTGCCACTGCTCGCCGTTATCGTTATATTATTTATAATAGCAAATTGCGTTCAGCCATTCTGCCAAAAGGCGTAACCCATTTTCATTTCCCGCTTGATGAAAGCAAAATGCACCAAGCAGGGCAGTTTTTATTGGGCGAAAACGATTTTTCCTCTTTCCGTGCGGCAAAATGCCAATCTCATACCCCGTGGCGAAATATCCACCATCTAAATGTATTCCGCCAAGGCGATTATGTGATTGTCGATATTCAAGCCAATGCCTTTGTGCATCATATGGTCAGAAATATTGTCGGTACTTTGCTTGAAATCGGGCAGGGCAGACAGCCGGTAGAATGGGCAAAGTGGGTGCTAGAGCAACGAGATAGAGAAAAAGCCGCTCCCACAGCCAAAGCAGAAGGTTTGTATTTGGTAGAAGTGCATTATCCGGAACGTTTCGGTATTCCGAAAACGGCATTAGGCCCCCTGTTTTTGGCAGATTAATTAAGGCAAGCGGTTGAATTTGTAAATTTTTTTGCAAATTCAACCGCTTGAATTATTTCAATAATCTTTGGCTATTCAGCACTACCGTAATAGAGGACAATGTCATCGCAATCGCAGCAATCATCGGGTTGAGTAACCAACCGGTAAACGGATAAAGCACTCCCGCAGCGACAGGAATCGCAACGATATTATAGAAAAAAGCACCAAGCAAGCTCTGTTTCATATTTTGTAGCACACGTTTTGAGAAAGGGAAGATTTGGCTCACCGGCTCTAATCCGCTTTTCATTAGGGAAAGATCGGCAGTTTCCACCGCAATATCCGAGCCATTGTGCATTGCAATACCCACATTCGCTTGGGCGAGAGCCGGTGCATCGTTAATGCCATCGCCAATCATTGCGACTTTTTTCCCTTCAGCCTGCAACTGACGAATTTTTTCGGCTTTTTGCTCCGGTAATACTTCAGCAATCACGCCATTTAAGCCCAACTCTTTAGCAAAATAGTTAGCGGTTTCTTGGTGATCGCCTGTAAGCATCAAGCATTGATAACCTTCAGCTTGGAACTGTTGGATTGTAGATTTGGCTTCAGGACGCAGTTGGTCTTGCACCGAAATTCTACCAACAACTTCATCATTAACTGCAACATAAATAAGTGTGGCAGTACAAGCGGTGGTTTTTTCCAAAAAATTTACAAATACGGCATTGCCGATTTTAATTTTATCTTCTCCCACTTTGCCTTGAATGCCTAATCCTTTCTCCACTTGAATTTCACTTACCTCGCAAGCGGTCTGATTTTCCGCAAATTTTACAATTGCCTTCGCAATAGGGTGAGAGGCGTGTTGCTCTAAACTTTTGGCAAGAGCAATCAAATGATTTTTATCAAAATCATTGAACGTAATAACTTCCGTAACCTCCATTTGCCCAGTAGTAAGCGTACCAGTTTTATCGAAAACTAAAGTATCAATTTCGCTCCCTGCTTGTAAGGCTTGAATATTTCTGACTAATACGCCAAATTCTGCCGCACGAGCTACACCCGCAATGGTGGAAAGTGGAATGGCTAATCCCAACGCACAAGGGCAGGCAATGATTAATACGGTGGTAAAAATGGAAAGTACAAAGGCGAAATCTTGCCCGACAAGAAGCCAAATCAAGGCAGCAAGTAAAGCGATAGAAACCACCACAGGCACAAACACAGCGGCGACTTTATCGACAAATTGAGCCAGTGGAGGCTTGCTACTTTGTGCGTGGCGAACGGCATTAATTACACGGGCGAGAGCGGTTTGAGAGCCAACTTGTTCGGCAATGTAAATACCTGAGCCATCTTGAACCAGCGTACCGGCTCGGACTTTATCGCCTATTTTTTTCTCAATCGGCAATGCTTCGCCTGTAAGCATTGATTCATCAACCCAAATTGAGCCACTTGATAAAATGCCATCAACCGCTAGGCGATCGCCTGTTAAGGCTTGCACCTGCATTTCAGGCTTAATGCCCTTCGCCGGAATGGTTTTTGCAATATTTTCTTCAAAAATGACCGCTTGTTTCGGGGCGAGATCGAGCAATTTTTCCAATGCAAGGGAAGAACGTTGTTTGGCTTTAAGTTCAAGATATTTCCCTAAATTGATAAAGCCGATAATCATCACACTCGCTTCAAAATAAACGTGAGCATTCGACTGTGGAAACAGCGTAAGCCAAAGTGAATAAAGCCAAGCCGTGCCGGTGCTTATTGCGACTAACACATCCATATTGGCAGATTTATTTTTAAGAGCATTATAAGCTCCTAAAAAGAACGATTTGCCTGAAAAATACATTGTAGCAACTGTGATAAGAGACCAAATCAACCAAAGTGAACGGTTGTTTTCGGTAATCTGCATACCTTTGTAAAAGCCAAACACGACTAATACAAAGCCAATAACAAGAGCCACAATAAATTGTGTACGCTTATGGTTTAGCA
The sequence above is a segment of the Mannheimia bovis genome. Coding sequences within it:
- the truA gene encoding tRNA pseudouridine(38-40) synthase TruA, producing MKIALGIEYDGSRYFGWQKQETVESVQQKLEQALSVVANSPVEVFCAGRTDAGVHGTGQVVHFETEVNRPLQSWCFGTNAHLPDDIAVKWAVEVSEDFHARFSATARRYRYIIYNSKLRSAILPKGVTHFHFPLDESKMHQAGQFLLGENDFSSFRAAKCQSHTPWRNIHHLNVFRQGDYVIVDIQANAFVHHMVRNIVGTLLEIGQGRQPVEWAKWVLEQRDREKAAPTAKAEGLYLVEVHYPERFGIPKTALGPLFLAD
- a CDS encoding heavy metal translocating P-type ATPase; protein product: MITEQQLLIDGMHCAACVRRVEKALLKVENVSFASVNLADQTAFVQGNAPSEALIAAVTKIGFGAEILESEEERRAKQQAQTRRVLNHKRTQFIVALVIGFVLVVFGFYKGMQITENNRSLWLIWSLITVATMYFSGKSFFLGAYNALKNKSANMDVLVAISTGTAWLYSLWLTLFPQSNAHVYFEASVMIIGFINLGKYLELKAKQRSSLALEKLLDLAPKQAVIFEENIAKTIPAKGIKPEMQVQALTGDRLAVDGILSSGSIWVDESMLTGEALPIEKKIGDKVRAGTLVQDGSGIYIAEQVGSQTALARVINAVRHAQSSKPPLAQFVDKVAAVFVPVVVSIALLAALIWLLVGQDFAFVLSIFTTVLIIACPCALGLAIPLSTIAGVARAAEFGVLVRNIQALQAGSEIDTLVFDKTGTLTTGQMEVTEVITFNDFDKNHLIALAKSLEQHASHPIAKAIVKFAENQTACEVSEIQVEKGLGIQGKVGEDKIKIGNAVFVNFLEKTTACTATLIYVAVNDEVVGRISVQDQLRPEAKSTIQQFQAEGYQCLMLTGDHQETANYFAKELGLNGVIAEVLPEQKAEKIRQLQAEGKKVAMIGDGINDAPALAQANVGIAMHNGSDIAVETADLSLMKSGLEPVSQIFPFSKRVLQNMKQSLLGAFFYNIVAIPVAAGVLYPFTGWLLNPMIAAIAMTLSSITVVLNSQRLLK
- the folE gene encoding GTP cyclohydrolase I FolE; the protein is MTTISPELNSAENQLSPEAQKVRQALLAKGIETPTVAHQKDKDSRRAEIQQHMQAVLELLGLDLTDDSLEETPHRLAKMYVDEIFSGLDYTTFPKITNIENRMKVSEMVLVDDITLTSTCEHHFVTIDGKVAVAYYPKKWVIGLSKINRVVQFFAQRPQVQERFTEQILTAFQTILETDDVAVYVKATHFCVKCRGVKDTNSYTVTSAFGGVFLEDRETRKEFLGLLNK